The DNA region ctcagtacatcttcacaTTTGGTCCCCTCAGACTGCTGCTACTTCTATCACCACAGAAGAAAGCAGCAGCTTGCCTACAGTTCACACTGTGCAATTTGACTCTCAGTATATTTGAGTTACGTGGTGTATGAACATCTATTTGGTCTCGATGTCTCAAAGTagtgtaaaatatatattttttaaacattgaggGGGTATGAAATCAACACCATGCTGATCCACCTAGGATAAAGCACTAAAGCAGATTTGGGTGTCTTAGCTTTCTATGCCCGATGGTGTTAATTAGTTCAAATCCCTTAGAGAATCTATGATGCCAAATAATGAAGTGTGCCTCAACTACACTAAGCcttttttcatgtaagtttcacaGCACAGGCATCTGTGAATAAATAATGAGAGCCATCGTCTTTTGATGATGGCTCTCATTATTTAGTATTGGTGTGCACTCTTAAGTAAAACTTCTGAATAAAGTTATTAATGCAGTTAAACAGGTTCATAGGTTCTATTACATATATTATTCAGGTGGATTACTATTTCTTTCTTGTCTTATGCTTCCATACGCTTCTGCTCATACTCTTAGGTCAGCAACATTTATTGGTAGTTGTTTTCTTTAGGCACTTTCATTTAGATTCAATTTTTAGCAACCCTTTGGAATCACTTGCCAACATACTTGTGATTGGAAATGTTATTCTCCAAATTTAGGACAggactaaaaacattttttttcataagGGCCTTTAACTCAAAGAAAATTTCCCTCTTCTAAATTTATGGAGCAAGGTTCTAATAACTGGCAGAAGGTGAGGTATGGTCTAAACAGGCCTATGATGTTTGGACTTTGTATTTTTCTTAATTTGCTTAATAGATTTTTTCCCCTATGTTTTGTATAGAATTaacagatgacataaaactgcTCCGATGTTTGTAatgataggcagtatatcaagtattgAATAAACGTGAAAGGCTAATAGGAACAGAAAAACCATGATTTTCTTATAGTCAAGACAGAGAAAATTTAAAGCTGGGTCAGCAAGCATCGCTCTCCGTACTAAAGACCTTACCTTGCTTTACTTTTCTAAACTTGCCCATTTACTTACTGGCTCTTAGTGTTGTAGTCTCTGATCTTGTCTACAAAGAGCTTCTGTATTGGATCTAGTTCCTTGGTCTTATTAAACACAATGGCTGACAGTCCAATGTTCCTTCGCAAATGGATGGAGATTGTAGAGCGAAAGATGGAGGACAGCTGGAACAGGCGCTGGAGAATCATGATGTTGCTTCACTGTAAATAACAGATTACAGTGTGAGGTTTCTGCGGGGTTGTGAAGAATACCTCCAGTCTACTAAGTGGAGCTTTCAGTTAATGATGGTAAACATGACATGAATTGCTCatctactctttcaaaaaatacaaggactaaggtgcacgcaaagaagctactaagtagtaaatttaaaacaaactggagaaaatatttcaatgtgtaattaacctctagaatttgttgccagagaatatggtaaaagcagttagcttagcaagtttAGAAACAGTTTGGAAAAtttcgtaaaagaaaagtccataagacattaatAAGATTGACTTAGGAAAATctcctgcttatttctaggatgaacagcataaaatctcttttaccttggatctgccaggtacctggacatggatttgccactgttggaaacaggccttTCGGTTATTCAGTGCTTATATTCTTAACAAGCTCTCTACTAATTCTTTTGGGCTAACCTAACCTATCTGACCCACACTCTTCCCATCTacactaattctataacaagatgCCTTCTATAGTTGCTGGTTATGGGGGCCCATTTTAACCTACTTTTCATTACAGAATTACAGCACTAGTGGCAGAGGACACATGCACATCTAAGCGTCACCATGCATCCCTGCCGTAGACGTGGCAGGGCTGTGGAGATGGTATACCAAATCTTCACATTTGACTGACTCCTCTACTGCCCGACTTCGATGCCTAATCCTACAGATATTAAACTTTACATTTTTTGATCTGGATCTAAAATACAGGTAAATATAACTTgcatttaccagtactttagatccaggatatttataaaatataaaatgataCATTTACAATATAtcataatgtagtaaattttttaGTTTTTGCCGAATCTAATGCCACAGCCCTGACACCTGGTGTAAAATATGTATGCATGCATTattacacactagtaaaaaaggcccgtttctgacagaaatgaaacgggctctagcaaggttttcctcggagtgtgtatgtttgatagagtgtgtttgacagtgactgtgtgtgtgtgagagagagagagatagaatgaatgtgtgagtgtgtgtgtgtgtgtgtgtgtgtgtgagagagagagagtgagactgtctcctgtgtcccctgcccgcctttccagccactcagcgattgttctgtgtcccctgctccccttccaggcacccagcgattctcctctgtcccctttcccccctgtagccacccagcgattctcctcgctcccctgcccccactccagccgtgtgtgtgtgagagtgagtatgtggaagacagagacagtgaaagtgtgtgtatgtatttgtgtctgtgtatgtatgagacagagaaagtgtgtgtgtgtgtgtgtctgtgtgagagagtgtgaatatgtgtgtgtgtgtgtgcgcgtgtctgtgtgaaagaaaaTGTGCGAGGCTAGTGTCAAAATGGAGAGACAGCAGCAAAAGTTTGCATAGCAGAGCACAACCATTTGAGCCAGTTGttaccttatctcccctgccgtcccctccatacccaatgattctttttttgtcttccatcccctccgtgtcccgtgtgtgtgtgtgtgtgagtgtgagagagagagatgctagtagtccctgtgacagtggaggatcagttgctccttataggcagttgagagtgagagagagtgagaaagagtgtgcatgtggtgttttttttcctcccctctcatctcctccgtgtcccttgtgtgtgtgtgtctgaatacaacggtttattttgtttttatttctcaagTGTAGTGagaatgtgtatatgtgtgtgtgtgtgtgagagagagagagagagagagagagagtgagtcagagaaagtgtatgtatgtgtgtgtgagagagagagagagagagtgagtcagagaaagtgtatgtatgtgtgtgtgagagtgagtgtgttgaagagagagacagtgaaagtgtgtgtgtgtctgtgtgaaagagagactgtgagagtgatttaagtgagagagtgagagtgtgtatatgtatgtgtgtctgtgaaagagagtgtgcaaggcTAGGGTTCAAAATGGGAAGACAGCAGCAAAATGTTCCATAGCAGAACACAACCTCAGTTATAGgcagttaagagagagagagatagtgagaTAGTGAAAGGGAGTGTGTACTGatggttttttttcctcccctctcatctccttcttgtcccttgtgtgtgtgtgttctagagagagtgagagagaggttaGTTTGGATGTTAGAGATGCAGTGAGAGGCagctgtgggagggggggttgtattTGAGGGAGTCTGCCACTCTCCTTGTTCTGTGTGCCACATGTGATGTTACTGAGGTGCAGCCAGGCATCAACTCCTTGTGAGAAACTTCTCTGACCTGCCTTCTgtgatgtgtgctgctgttgatcGTATCTGTGGTCTCGGGACAGCCTGTCTGCGTCGCTTGAGTGttgaaaagcagcagcaacaacaacaatgaAAAAGACCTGCCTCTCTCCTAGGCCGATCGTAGCTActgtttagtgtttttttttttaattggtggcTCGTGCCAGAAGGCAGATCAATGATAGTGTGAGGACGACATTTTCGTGCAGTTGCTAACAGTAAAAAGAAAGACGTACGGTGCCCTCGAGATGAATTAAGTGTATTGTTTTGCGATGTTGTCAGTGTTCAGGCTGCATTTTCACCTTTTCGTAGAAATCCTGAGTTTCATCAAAAGGAGATCAGGCTGACAGGCGGTCTCAGCGTCTTGTTCTTGAGGACATACCTTTGACACCTTTGCTGCATCAGCATGCAAGCGCTAGTTTTTTTGAGTGTTAGGGAACTTGTTTTAGTCATCTCACATTGGTCGTCTGTGCaggtgctcctcctctcccctttgacGTCGTTGGCTGTGCTTCTCCGGGGTTTTCTCcagtgatgtaaggagagaggctgagCGGCTGCAGGGACCTGGCAGTCTGAGATGGTTCTGAACGGAGGTGCGTTGTATGAGTTgtttttcctgtggccccccccacccgtcgtcgatattggtgaattgctccgccctcaacgtcataacgtttgacgcgagggcggtgaatagctctgcctccgccctcaacgtcataacgtttgacgcgagggtggggcccagagactgtgtttttcgaggcttcagagctcctTCCTTTTCTTTGAGTTCTTTGATAGGTGCATGGGAACGATGAAGGCGCACGTATTGAGTGAGCCGTAGGTCCGCCCCTTCTTTTGTTTGATAGGTGCA from Microcaecilia unicolor chromosome 5, aMicUni1.1, whole genome shotgun sequence includes:
- the ATP5PF gene encoding ATP synthase-coupling factor 6, mitochondrial; this encodes MILQRLFQLSSIFRSTISIHLRRNIGLSAIVFNKTKELDPIQKLFVDKIRDYNTKSQKAGGPVEAGPEFQKEMNEEIAKLQRLYGGGDLTQFPNFKFEEPKFDDTQK